A region from the Sphingomonas sp. S2-65 genome encodes:
- a CDS encoding TerD family protein gives MVSLQKGQSVRLEKTGGGTLTRVAMGLGWDVRKAKGLLGIFGGGGGDIDLDASCLLFDADRNLLDQVWFRQLASDDGSIVHSGDNRTGAGDGDDETINVDLTRLPANVRTLVFTVNSFTGDSFDRIENAYCRVVDSTNGKELARYDLTGAGSHTGQVMAKLTRNGDGWDMKALGERTSGQTFQDMMGQILGAL, from the coding sequence ATGGTTAGTCTGCAAAAAGGGCAGTCGGTTCGGCTGGAGAAGACCGGTGGGGGCACGCTGACGCGCGTAGCGATGGGACTTGGTTGGGATGTCCGCAAGGCCAAGGGGCTGCTCGGCATATTCGGCGGCGGTGGCGGCGACATCGATCTCGACGCCTCGTGCCTGTTGTTCGACGCCGACCGCAACCTACTCGATCAGGTCTGGTTTCGCCAGCTCGCCAGCGACGACGGCAGCATCGTCCATAGCGGCGATAACCGTACCGGCGCCGGCGATGGCGACGACGAGACGATCAATGTCGACTTGACCCGGCTTCCCGCGAACGTCCGGACGCTGGTGTTCACGGTCAACAGCTTCACCGGCGACAGCTTCGATCGGATCGAGAATGCCTATTGCCGGGTCGTCGATTCGACCAATGGCAAGGAACTGGCGCGTTACGACCTCACCGGCGCGGGATCGCATACCGGTCAGGTGATGGCAAAGCTGACGCGCAATGGCGATGGCTGGGACATGAAGGCACTCGGCGAGCGAACCTCGGGCCAGACCTTCCAGGACATGATGGGTCAGATCCTGGGAGCACTGTAA
- a CDS encoding AAA domain-containing protein has translation MKVETDRLLSLLDYVEAAERDRLPTIIDMADYRGFRRSGDDVIKLPGVLVNVRDGDDHLWLSVERLVRRPPPHPGDAELRAWIDLADDVTIAPSLRSEIPNDDPVGEATRRLDAHPDRARLDTLLAGFVREIWSPWVLEERPRRHAIDLYNGLFSLRQMLDGGSEQPIELAWGIGIARWGHRGAKLHHPLLAVAVEIAINDQTHAIEVRPRSESPPSIESDPLDALEAPSVDEWRRSTQRHLDALEGDGLSPFDAESFAPVLRRAVALLDPDGHYLPDLSDRSPPTGDTLQVDNRWVLIQRTRRATQLMDDLRRFRAAIEQIEDPEALPPAVRVLLQVPADATVAAEYPSYRGVSTIPGVTSSDGSGEDLFFPKPFNREQVEVIQRLATRPGVVVQGPPGTGKTHTIANIISHYLAQGKRVLVTSQKAPPLKVLREKLPAAVRPLAVSLVESDRDGLRQFQESVDIIADRLHRTRPAELGRQIAALDARIEALHRGLATIDRQVEDIGRGSMTAATIDGASVEPADAARRVVGAGMLAEWLSDAIDVIASHEPEFDDDAIVRLRTARKTAGERLVALNIAPPPESLPDGIALVALHRDLVEADRIEQSTARADALADGVAIEAVAAGRAELDAVRNQLAVASAAPFGWTAAALQRWRMDDDDAVLSALIGLDNEIASVSEEARYFLVRPVLLTDSAATDSALREAISKLAQGDDLGLFQSLFARQLKTQIAAIRLSGRAPADVAEWADVDRYLAALDQADRLAAAWNHVSVQAELDPATGNGLGIAEAMRRQLQHLATLRDLAHRERALQASVARLLPGWQRGIAGDPAAGDRLAELLDRHLRRGRLATAEIELRRLTTQIAGIQGEVGEELRAAVATMLGQPNTDETLLDQRWAAAIAEGAMLRSLAPHFAEIRHLASLIEESGAPQWAQRLRSEAVTGIEDPLTPGDWRERWTLRRLSSWLKRIDRHERLAALGAERSDHEDQLRRAYEESIELRTWCRLAEKASDQVRAALAAYAQAMRKIGRGTGIRAGRYRQDARAAADRAKNALPCWIMPHYRVSESLPAELGLFDLVVIDEASQSTVAALPALLRAKQVLIVGDDRQVSPDAGFREEARMNLLAERHLRGQVADYRAALREEKSLYDLGTVVFAGGAILLKEHFRCVGPIIEYSKAQFYAHQLVPLRLPSASERLDPPLVDILVEDGYRKGKINPPEVDCIVDAINRIAEDPAMVSRSIGVTTLLGQEQAVAILTAIEHVLGADVMLRHDIRVGEPAAFQGDERDIMFVSLVAERGSSGLSGLGYEQRFNVAASRARDRMVLVRSVEIEDLRPTDKLRRSLIEHFHAPFAAESSLAEDRRAKCESPFEREMYDLLVERGYRVDTQVSVGSKRIDMVVEGGIDSRLAIECDGDRYHGPEQWPDDMARQRMLERAGWTVWRCFASRFVRERQAVIDELVAVLTARGIVPEIGENLPSSRHTEHRRWRSVPAQSEPVPYAWLVPADPF, from the coding sequence ATGAAGGTCGAAACTGACCGGCTGCTGTCCCTCCTCGACTATGTCGAAGCGGCCGAGCGCGATCGTCTACCGACGATCATCGACATGGCCGACTATCGTGGTTTCCGACGCAGCGGTGACGACGTCATCAAGCTGCCCGGCGTGCTGGTCAATGTCCGTGACGGCGACGACCATCTCTGGCTGAGCGTCGAGCGGCTTGTCCGTCGGCCGCCGCCGCACCCCGGCGACGCCGAACTACGCGCCTGGATCGACCTTGCCGACGACGTTACGATTGCGCCGAGTCTGCGTTCCGAGATCCCCAATGACGATCCCGTCGGTGAAGCGACGCGCCGGCTCGACGCGCATCCTGATCGGGCACGGCTCGATACACTGCTCGCCGGATTCGTCCGTGAGATTTGGTCGCCATGGGTCTTGGAAGAGAGGCCCCGCCGCCACGCCATCGACTTGTACAATGGGCTGTTCTCGCTTCGCCAGATGCTCGACGGCGGATCGGAGCAGCCGATCGAACTGGCCTGGGGGATCGGGATCGCGCGCTGGGGGCATCGCGGTGCCAAGCTGCACCACCCGCTGCTGGCGGTGGCGGTCGAGATTGCTATCAACGACCAGACTCACGCGATCGAAGTGCGTCCGCGCAGCGAATCGCCGCCCAGCATCGAAAGCGACCCGCTCGACGCGCTCGAAGCGCCTTCGGTGGACGAGTGGCGGCGGAGCACTCAGCGCCACCTCGACGCGCTCGAAGGCGATGGGCTCAGCCCGTTCGATGCCGAGAGTTTCGCACCAGTGCTGCGTCGAGCCGTCGCGTTGCTCGATCCCGACGGCCATTATCTCCCCGATTTGAGCGATCGCAGCCCGCCGACCGGCGACACGCTGCAGGTCGACAATCGCTGGGTGCTGATCCAGCGCACTCGCCGCGCGACTCAGTTGATGGATGATCTGCGCCGCTTCCGCGCGGCAATCGAGCAGATCGAGGATCCTGAGGCGCTTCCGCCCGCCGTGCGCGTGCTGCTCCAAGTCCCAGCGGACGCGACCGTTGCCGCCGAATATCCCAGCTATCGGGGCGTATCGACGATCCCGGGCGTCACCTCTTCAGACGGATCGGGTGAAGACCTGTTCTTTCCCAAGCCGTTCAACCGCGAGCAGGTCGAAGTGATCCAGCGCCTTGCGACGCGGCCCGGCGTGGTGGTCCAGGGTCCGCCGGGCACCGGCAAGACGCACACCATCGCCAACATCATCAGCCATTATCTGGCGCAGGGGAAGCGCGTGCTGGTGACCTCGCAAAAAGCGCCGCCGCTCAAAGTGCTGCGAGAGAAGCTTCCGGCCGCGGTGCGCCCGCTAGCGGTCAGCCTGGTCGAGAGCGATCGCGACGGGCTCCGGCAATTCCAAGAATCGGTCGACATCATCGCCGACCGTCTCCACCGCACCCGGCCTGCCGAGCTTGGCCGGCAGATCGCCGCACTCGACGCTCGCATCGAGGCGCTCCACCGCGGCCTCGCCACAATCGACCGCCAAGTCGAGGATATTGGCCGCGGATCGATGACCGCCGCGACGATCGACGGCGCGTCGGTCGAGCCCGCCGATGCGGCCCGGCGCGTGGTCGGCGCAGGCATGCTCGCCGAGTGGCTGTCCGATGCGATCGACGTCATCGCGTCGCACGAGCCTGAATTCGACGACGATGCCATCGTCCGGCTGCGCACCGCGCGCAAAACCGCGGGGGAGCGGCTCGTGGCGCTGAATATCGCGCCGCCGCCCGAGTCGCTGCCCGACGGCATCGCGCTGGTCGCGCTGCACCGCGATCTGGTCGAAGCCGACCGCATCGAGCAATCGACCGCACGCGCCGACGCGCTCGCCGATGGCGTGGCGATCGAAGCAGTCGCGGCAGGACGCGCGGAGCTCGACGCGGTCCGCAATCAGCTGGCGGTCGCGAGCGCAGCCCCCTTCGGATGGACCGCCGCGGCGCTCCAGCGCTGGCGCATGGACGACGACGATGCTGTGCTGAGCGCGCTAATCGGGCTCGACAACGAGATCGCCTCGGTCTCCGAGGAAGCCCGCTATTTCTTGGTGCGCCCGGTGCTGCTGACCGATAGCGCCGCGACCGACTCGGCATTGCGCGAAGCGATCAGCAAGCTCGCGCAAGGTGACGATCTGGGATTGTTCCAATCGCTTTTCGCGCGCCAATTAAAGACCCAGATCGCCGCTATTCGACTTTCAGGACGCGCACCCGCAGATGTTGCCGAATGGGCCGATGTAGACCGCTACCTCGCTGCACTCGACCAAGCCGACCGGCTGGCTGCGGCGTGGAATCATGTCAGTGTTCAAGCCGAGCTCGATCCCGCCACCGGAAATGGTCTGGGCATTGCCGAGGCCATGCGGCGGCAGCTCCAGCACCTAGCGACACTGCGAGACCTAGCGCATCGCGAGCGAGCGCTCCAGGCGTCGGTCGCGCGGCTACTGCCTGGCTGGCAGCGAGGTATCGCCGGCGATCCCGCCGCGGGCGACCGGCTTGCCGAGCTGCTCGATCGCCATCTTCGGCGCGGGCGGCTGGCGACTGCGGAAATCGAGCTTCGGCGGCTCACTACCCAGATTGCTGGCATCCAGGGCGAGGTGGGCGAGGAGTTGCGCGCAGCGGTGGCGACGATGCTCGGCCAGCCAAATACCGACGAGACGCTGCTAGACCAGCGCTGGGCAGCGGCGATTGCCGAAGGCGCGATGCTCCGCTCGCTCGCGCCGCACTTCGCCGAGATCCGCCACCTTGCGTCGCTGATTGAGGAAAGCGGCGCGCCGCAATGGGCGCAACGCCTGCGCAGCGAAGCCGTAACCGGAATCGAGGATCCGCTGACTCCGGGCGACTGGCGCGAACGCTGGACGCTGCGCCGGCTGTCAAGCTGGCTCAAGCGGATCGACCGGCACGAGCGCCTCGCCGCATTGGGCGCTGAGCGCAGCGACCATGAGGACCAGTTGCGCCGCGCCTATGAGGAGTCGATCGAGCTGCGGACCTGGTGCCGCCTCGCCGAGAAGGCCAGCGACCAAGTGCGTGCCGCGCTTGCCGCTTATGCCCAAGCGATGCGCAAGATCGGTCGCGGCACCGGCATCCGCGCCGGCCGCTACCGCCAGGATGCGCGCGCCGCCGCCGATCGCGCCAAGAACGCCCTGCCCTGCTGGATCATGCCGCATTACCGCGTATCCGAATCGCTGCCCGCCGAACTCGGGCTGTTCGACCTTGTGGTGATCGACGAAGCATCGCAGTCTACCGTCGCCGCCTTGCCGGCACTGCTCCGCGCCAAGCAGGTGCTGATCGTCGGCGATGATCGCCAGGTCAGCCCCGATGCCGGCTTCCGCGAGGAAGCCCGAATGAACCTGCTCGCCGAACGCCATTTACGCGGGCAAGTCGCTGATTATCGTGCAGCGCTGCGCGAGGAGAAATCGCTCTACGATCTGGGCACCGTGGTATTCGCTGGTGGCGCGATCTTGCTCAAGGAACATTTCCGCTGCGTCGGCCCGATCATCGAGTATTCGAAGGCGCAATTCTATGCGCACCAGCTAGTGCCGCTGCGGCTGCCCTCGGCATCGGAGCGGCTCGATCCGCCACTCGTCGATATCCTGGTCGAGGACGGCTATCGCAAGGGCAAGATCAATCCGCCCGAAGTTGATTGCATCGTCGACGCGATCAACCGCATCGCGGAGGATCCCGCGATGGTGTCGCGCTCGATCGGCGTCACCACCTTGCTCGGACAAGAACAGGCGGTCGCGATCCTCACGGCAATAGAGCACGTGCTGGGCGCCGATGTCATGCTGCGCCACGATATCCGGGTCGGCGAGCCCGCCGCCTTCCAGGGCGACGAGCGCGACATCATGTTCGTTTCGCTGGTCGCTGAGCGCGGCAGCAGCGGATTGTCGGGGTTGGGCTATGAGCAGCGATTCAACGTCGCCGCCTCCCGCGCGCGCGACCGGATGGTGCTGGTCCGTTCGGTCGAGATCGAGGATCTGCGCCCTACGGACAAGCTGCGCCGCAGCCTGATCGAGCATTTCCACGCGCCGTTTGCCGCCGAGAGCAGTCTGGCCGAGGATCGCCGCGCGAAGTGCGAATCGCCGTTCGAGCGCGAGATGTACGACCTACTCGTCGAGCGCGGGTATCGGGTCGACACGCAGGTGTCGGTGGGCAGCAAGCGCATCGATATGGTGGTTGAGGGCGGCATCGATTCCCGGCTCGCGATCGAATGCGACGGCGACCGCTATCATGGCCCCGAGCAATGGCCCGACGACATGGCCCGGCAGCGGATGCTCGAGCGCGCCGGCTGGACGGTATGGCGCTGCTTCGCCTCTCGCTTCGTGCGCGAGCGCCAAGCAGTAATCGACGAATTAGTCGCGGTACTCACAGCGCGAGGTATCGTACCCGAGATCGGGGAGAATCTTCCATCAAGTCGGCACACCGAACATCGTCGCTGGCGCAGCGTACCTGCGCAGAGCGAACCGGTACCCTATGCGTGGCTGGTGCCGGCTGACCCGTTCTAG
- the traA gene encoding Ti-type conjugative transfer relaxase TraA, translating into MAIYHFSAKIISRANGSSALASAAYRSASRLYDERLDRHHNFSNKAGVVHSEVMLPEGAAEHLADREKLWNAVEAAELRKDAQLSREVEFAIPRELDQVEGIRLAREFVEREFVARGMIADLNVHWDTGADGEPKPHAHVMLTLRDVDENGFGNKNRDWNRTDLLEKWRERWAEHANQRLAELDIDARIDHRSFEAQGIDLEPQYKIGPAASRMAAKGLELERVNEHREIARANGAKIIAEPRIALDAITHNQATFTTRDLAMFVHRHSEGKEQFDRVMAAVRASPELVALGKDGHGQDRFTSRDMVETEKRLERAAVRLEAGRRHGIHEQHRKLALVRAEMRGLVLSSEQRSAFDHVTKGQGLGVVIGYAGTGKSAMLGVAREAWESAGFSVRGVALSGIAAENLESGSGIASRTIASMEHQWAEGRELLTNRDVLVIDEAGMIGTRQMERVLSEAEKRGAKVVLVGDTEQLQAIEAGAAFRATAERHGSIEITEIRRQREDWQRDATRHLATERTAEAISAYARHDRIHVAETRDVARAELIDRWDRDRSEAPEASRIILTHSNDEVRALNAAARDRLHAAGALGEDVTITTERGKRDFAPGDRVMFLRNERGLGVKNGTLGQVQSVNQARMAVLLDDGRSVAFDVKDYANIDHGYAATVHKAQGVTVDRVHVLATPGLGRHAAYVALSRHRERVDLHYGRDDFADRHALAQALSRERGKDMVADYPAPERAEAPQPVRNRFAGLKLRVTPDMPELNSFERSVVRVARAAADILRVRTEGYAELPHQRAALDKAVAEMEGLRPGAKRDLQNVFNADRSMLEEAAKGRPQQAIRTMALVAEMRADPARRADQFVARWDKLRKQSQRAYVAGDVDRRKAIQSEMAGMAKSLERDPQVESLLAARKRQLGITIDTSRRLGAELAFYHGIDFGRGRGLGR; encoded by the coding sequence ATGGCGATCTACCACTTCTCGGCGAAGATCATCTCCCGCGCCAACGGATCGTCGGCGTTGGCGTCCGCTGCATACCGGTCTGCTTCGCGACTCTATGATGAGCGGCTCGATCGCCATCACAACTTCTCGAACAAGGCCGGCGTCGTTCACTCCGAAGTGATGCTGCCGGAAGGCGCGGCCGAGCATCTCGCCGATCGGGAGAAGCTCTGGAACGCGGTTGAAGCGGCCGAGCTGCGCAAGGATGCGCAGCTATCGCGCGAGGTGGAGTTCGCCATTCCACGCGAGCTGGACCAGGTCGAGGGCATCCGGCTGGCGCGCGAGTTCGTCGAACGGGAGTTCGTAGCACGCGGGATGATCGCCGACCTCAACGTGCACTGGGACACCGGCGCAGATGGCGAGCCCAAGCCGCACGCCCATGTCATGCTGACCCTGCGCGATGTCGACGAGAACGGCTTCGGCAACAAGAACCGTGACTGGAACCGCACCGACCTGCTGGAGAAATGGCGCGAGCGCTGGGCCGAGCATGCCAACCAGCGATTGGCTGAACTCGATATCGATGCGCGCATCGATCATCGCAGCTTTGAAGCGCAGGGCATCGATCTCGAGCCGCAGTACAAGATCGGCCCGGCGGCGTCGCGCATGGCGGCGAAGGGGCTCGAACTCGAACGCGTCAACGAGCATCGCGAGATCGCGCGAGCGAACGGCGCGAAGATCATCGCCGAGCCGCGGATCGCGCTCGACGCGATCACCCACAACCAGGCGACGTTCACGACGCGTGACCTCGCCATGTTCGTGCATCGGCACAGCGAGGGGAAGGAACAGTTCGACCGCGTGATGGCGGCGGTGCGCGCGTCGCCGGAATTGGTCGCGCTCGGCAAGGATGGGCACGGCCAGGATCGCTTCACCAGCCGGGATATGGTCGAGACCGAGAAGCGGCTTGAGCGCGCCGCCGTCCGGCTTGAGGCGGGACGGCGACACGGTATCCACGAGCAGCATCGCAAGCTCGCCCTTGTGCGCGCAGAGATGCGCGGGCTGGTACTGTCGAGCGAGCAGCGCAGCGCCTTTGACCATGTCACCAAGGGCCAGGGGCTCGGGGTCGTGATCGGCTATGCCGGCACCGGCAAGTCGGCGATGCTCGGCGTCGCGCGTGAAGCGTGGGAGAGTGCCGGCTTTTCGGTGCGTGGTGTGGCGTTGTCTGGCATTGCCGCCGAGAATCTGGAGAGCGGCTCGGGGATCGCGTCGCGAACCATCGCCAGCATGGAACATCAATGGGCCGAGGGGCGCGAGCTGCTGACCAATCGCGATGTGCTGGTGATCGACGAAGCCGGCATGATCGGTACGCGCCAGATGGAGCGTGTGCTTAGCGAAGCGGAGAAGCGCGGCGCCAAAGTGGTGCTGGTCGGCGACACCGAGCAGTTGCAGGCGATCGAGGCCGGCGCCGCGTTTCGGGCGACTGCCGAGCGGCATGGCAGCATCGAGATCACCGAGATCCGCCGCCAGCGCGAGGATTGGCAGCGGGACGCCACTCGCCACCTCGCAACCGAGCGAACGGCGGAAGCGATCAGCGCCTATGCTCGGCACGACCGCATCCACGTTGCCGAGACGCGCGACGTCGCACGCGCCGAGTTGATCGATCGCTGGGATCGGGATCGCTCAGAGGCGCCGGAGGCCTCGCGGATCATCCTCACCCACAGTAATGACGAAGTGCGGGCGCTGAATGCCGCCGCACGCGACCGGCTGCACGCCGCGGGCGCGCTGGGCGAAGACGTGACGATCACTACCGAGCGCGGGAAGCGAGACTTCGCGCCGGGTGATCGGGTGATGTTCCTGCGCAACGAGCGCGGCCTCGGCGTGAAGAACGGCACGCTTGGCCAAGTGCAGTCGGTGAACCAGGCACGTATGGCAGTGCTGCTCGACGACGGACGCTCGGTCGCCTTCGATGTGAAGGACTACGCCAACATCGATCATGGCTACGCCGCGACCGTCCACAAGGCGCAGGGAGTAACTGTCGACCGTGTCCATGTGCTGGCGACGCCCGGGCTTGGCCGGCACGCGGCGTATGTCGCGTTGTCGCGGCATCGCGAACGGGTCGATTTGCATTATGGTCGCGACGACTTTGCTGACCGCCATGCATTGGCACAGGCGCTATCGCGCGAGCGAGGTAAGGACATGGTAGCCGATTATCCGGCTCCAGAACGAGCCGAGGCGCCGCAGCCAGTGCGTAACCGCTTTGCCGGGCTGAAGCTCCGCGTCACACCGGATATGCCGGAACTGAACTCGTTCGAACGGTCGGTCGTGCGCGTTGCCCGCGCGGCTGCCGACATCCTGCGCGTGCGCACCGAAGGCTATGCCGAGCTTCCGCATCAGCGTGCAGCACTCGACAAGGCTGTCGCTGAAATGGAGGGTCTACGCCCCGGCGCGAAGCGCGATCTGCAGAACGTGTTCAACGCCGATCGTTCGATGCTCGAAGAGGCTGCAAAAGGACGGCCACAACAGGCGATCCGCACTATGGCACTGGTGGCCGAGATGCGGGCCGACCCTGCGCGACGCGCCGACCAGTTCGTTGCACGCTGGGACAAGCTGCGGAAGCAATCGCAGCGCGCCTATGTCGCGGGTGACGTGGATCGCCGGAAAGCGATCCAAAGCGAGATGGCAGGTATGGCGAAGAGCCTCGAACGTGATCCGCAGGTGGAGTCGCTACTCGCCGCACGAAAGAGGCAGCTTGGGATCACGATCGATACCAGTCGCCGGCTCGGAGCGGAGTTGGCATTTTATCATGGGATCGACTTTGGGCGGGGACGTGGGCTTGGGCGCTAG
- a CDS encoding conjugal transfer protein TraD, producing the protein MRKPRDYESELKVLEHKARQLNERKLHQLGELVLATGANALPVEQLAGALLSAVESTDAATKEGWRKRGAAFFQATPRSTRRTDKNKHPSVPDQSSEVSASGQERA; encoded by the coding sequence ATGCGCAAACCACGCGACTACGAGTCGGAGCTGAAGGTGCTGGAACACAAAGCCCGACAACTGAATGAGCGCAAGCTGCACCAGCTGGGCGAACTGGTACTGGCAACCGGCGCGAACGCGCTGCCGGTCGAGCAACTAGCTGGCGCGCTGCTGAGCGCCGTCGAAAGCACGGACGCCGCAACCAAGGAGGGCTGGCGCAAGCGCGGCGCTGCCTTCTTTCAGGCGACACCACGCAGCACTCGACGCACTGACAAGAACAAGCATCCCAGCGTGCCGGACCAGAGCAGCGAGGTATCGGCTTCAGGTCAGGAACGCGCGTGA
- a CDS encoding conjugal transfer protein TraD — MKRRERTRQLIELGGLVAKAGLIDLTDDDRAVIFGILVAAAAMLRGNDREQTLTSWRRRGKRAFDQAADD; from the coding sequence GTGAAGCGACGCGAGCGCACGCGCCAGTTGATAGAGCTTGGCGGCCTAGTTGCAAAAGCCGGGCTGATCGACCTGACCGACGATGATCGCGCGGTGATCTTCGGCATTCTGGTGGCCGCCGCGGCGATGCTGCGGGGCAATGATCGAGAGCAGACCCTGACATCCTGGCGGCGCCGCGGGAAAAGAGCATTCGACCAAGCGGCGGACGATTGA
- a CDS encoding MucR family transcriptional regulator yields the protein MSDENSLNAVELATELTIAWLGNQNNRVAAEDVPAFLRNMHATVNELAGGTAGATETSEEAEPEAEFTPAVSVRKSLASKDHIISMIDGKPYKTLRRHLSTNGLTPEEYRARYNLKPDYPMVAPSYSEARRAMAHKIGLGAKGRAGRNTPAPTATPAPAPARKPRAKAPANA from the coding sequence ATGTCGGACGAGAACTCCCTGAACGCTGTCGAGCTTGCCACCGAACTGACGATCGCCTGGCTTGGCAATCAGAACAACCGCGTGGCTGCTGAGGATGTCCCTGCATTTCTGCGCAACATGCACGCGACCGTAAACGAGCTTGCCGGTGGTACTGCTGGCGCAACTGAAACGAGCGAGGAAGCCGAGCCGGAGGCCGAGTTCACACCGGCAGTGTCGGTGCGCAAGTCGCTCGCTTCGAAGGATCACATCATCTCGATGATCGACGGCAAGCCGTACAAGACGCTGCGCCGGCATCTCTCGACCAACGGTCTGACGCCGGAAGAGTATCGCGCGCGCTACAATCTCAAGCCCGATTACCCGATGGTCGCGCCGAGCTACTCGGAAGCGCGTCGAGCGATGGCGCACAAGATCGGCTTGGGCGCGAAGGGTCGTGCAGGGCGGAACACGCCGGCTCCTACTGCCACTCCGGCACCAGCGCCCGCGCGCAAGCCGCGCGCCAAAGCTCCGGCGAACGCCTAA
- a CDS encoding nucleotidyltransferase and HEPN domain-containing protein encodes MKTSLDHLPAAKQRELKRVVQILFEEFGDATAIATSDWKKNARMLKVILYGSYARGGWVDEPHTAKGYQSDFDLLIIVNNDKLTDRVEFWSTAEDRLNRELAITKTLRTPVNFIVHTLAEVNDGLAHGRYFFMDVARDGIALYQSEDTEFHEPRPKTPAQAFAMAREYFQEWLPSANKRFNGAKFHIGQGNLKDAAFDLHQTAERLYHCVLLVCTFYTPHVHNLGFLRTQAERIDPRLIDAWPRDNRADRTRFEKLKEAYVKARYSKHYRITEEELAWLGERVEVLGQAVQVICEERIAALEKSAAA; translated from the coding sequence ATGAAGACGAGCCTCGATCATCTGCCGGCGGCCAAGCAGCGCGAGCTCAAGCGCGTCGTCCAGATCCTGTTCGAGGAGTTCGGCGACGCGACGGCGATCGCGACATCGGACTGGAAGAAGAACGCGCGCATGCTCAAGGTCATTCTGTACGGCAGCTATGCACGCGGCGGCTGGGTCGACGAACCGCACACTGCCAAGGGCTACCAGTCCGACTTCGACCTGCTGATCATCGTCAACAACGACAAGCTCACCGATCGGGTCGAGTTCTGGTCGACCGCGGAAGACCGGCTCAATCGCGAGCTGGCGATCACCAAGACGCTGCGCACGCCGGTCAATTTCATCGTTCACACGCTCGCCGAGGTGAACGATGGTCTCGCGCACGGGCGCTACTTCTTCATGGACGTCGCTCGCGACGGCATTGCGCTTTACCAGAGCGAGGACACCGAGTTCCACGAGCCGAGGCCAAAGACTCCCGCGCAGGCGTTCGCTATGGCTCGCGAGTATTTTCAGGAGTGGCTGCCGAGCGCTAACAAGCGGTTCAATGGCGCCAAGTTTCACATTGGCCAGGGCAACCTAAAAGATGCGGCATTCGACTTGCATCAAACGGCAGAACGCCTCTACCATTGCGTTCTGCTGGTCTGCACCTTCTACACGCCCCACGTGCACAATCTCGGCTTTCTGCGCACTCAGGCCGAGCGAATTGATCCACGACTGATCGACGCATGGCCGCGCGACAACCGTGCCGACCGCACACGCTTCGAGAAGCTCAAGGAGGCCTATGTGAAGGCGCGCTACTCGAAGCACTACCGTATCACCGAAGAGGAACTGGCTTGGCTCGGCGAGCGCGTTGAGGTGCTCGGTCAGGCCGTGCAGGTGATCTGCGAAGAACGCATCGCTGCACTGGAGAAGAGCGCCGCCGCGTGA
- a CDS encoding sigma-70 region 4 domain-containing protein — translation MIRWLELRRMRRAYRELPERDRAIFGSVRFDDLDYVQAAALHRCSVEEVERTLARVLVALDRAASGRRE, via the coding sequence ATGATCCGCTGGCTGGAACTGCGGCGGATGCGGCGAGCCTATCGCGAGCTTCCCGAGCGCGATCGTGCGATCTTCGGATCGGTGCGCTTCGACGATCTCGACTATGTCCAGGCCGCCGCGCTGCACCGCTGCAGCGTCGAGGAAGTGGAGCGGACACTCGCGCGGGTGCTGGTAGCGCTGGACCGCGCAGCGTCGGGGAGACGCGAGTGA